A genomic segment from Nitrospirota bacterium encodes:
- the rplD gene encoding 50S ribosomal protein L4, which translates to MPEVDIKDRSNNTVGKLSMLDTLMEDYPKQGVLHDAVVNYLANQRQGNHATKTKGFVSGGGKKPWRQKHTGRARAGSIRSPLWRGGGTIFGPQPRDYSFKLPKKVKRLALLAAFHEKLSSGEVVVIDALSVEKPKTKEMISILKGLGLDNKSVLIVLPEKDDNIVLSARNIPGVRVTRTTDLNAYEVLANNMLLMTKEAAAKLEEIKGS; encoded by the coding sequence ATGCCAGAAGTCGACATTAAAGACAGAAGCAACAATACAGTCGGGAAATTGAGTATGCTGGATACTCTCATGGAAGATTATCCAAAACAGGGGGTACTCCATGATGCGGTAGTCAATTATCTTGCAAACCAGAGACAGGGCAATCATGCAACAAAGACAAAAGGCTTTGTCAGCGGCGGGGGCAAGAAACCCTGGAGACAGAAGCATACGGGAAGGGCACGTGCCGGCAGTATCCGTTCTCCCCTCTGGAGGGGTGGCGGCACGATCTTTGGTCCGCAGCCGAGAGATTATTCATTTAAACTTCCGAAAAAAGTAAAACGGCTTGCCCTGCTTGCAGCTTTTCATGAAAAGCTTTCGAGCGGAGAGGTTGTGGTTATAGACGCGTTGTCTGTCGAAAAGCCAAAAACCAAGGAAATGATTTCGATTCTGAAAGGGCTTGGACTGGATAACAAAAGCGTTCTGATCGTCCTGCCGGAAAAAGATGACAACATCGTGCTTTCAGCCAGAAATATCCCCGGAGTGCGCGTAACGAGGACTACGGATCTCAATGCTTACGAGGTTCTTGCGAACAATATGCTCCTTATGACAAAGGAGGCAGCGGCAAAACTTGAGGAAATAAAGGGATCATGA
- the rpsJ gene encoding 30S ribosomal protein S10, with protein sequence MNQKIRIKLRAYDHRILDRSVKEIVDTVQRTGARITGPVPLPTRISRVTVLRSPHVDKKSREQFEIRTHKRLIDIVDPTPQTVDALMKLELSAGVDVEIKL encoded by the coding sequence GTGAACCAGAAGATCAGAATAAAATTAAGGGCTTATGACCACAGGATTCTCGACAGGTCGGTGAAGGAGATTGTGGACACCGTGCAGAGAACCGGTGCAAGGATTACAGGACCGGTGCCCCTGCCAACGAGAATAAGCAGGGTGACTGTTCTCCGATCCCCGCATGTTGACAAGAAATCAAGGGAACAGTTTGAGATCAGGACCCACAAGAGGCTTATCGATATCGTTGACCCGACTCCGCAGACGGTTGATGCACTGATGAAGCTGGAACTTTCAGCAGGAGTTGATGTCGAGATCAAATTATAG
- the rplV gene encoding 50S ribosomal protein L22 has protein sequence MESKAILKYARITPRKARRVVDLIRYKSAGDALMFLKFMPYRGARFIEKLLKSAIANAEQKKAVNPEEMKIVKAFVDQGPVMKRVEPRAMGRANIIRKRTSHITLVLSEEG, from the coding sequence ATGGAATCAAAGGCAATTTTAAAATATGCGAGGATAACACCCAGAAAAGCACGGAGGGTAGTGGATCTCATACGGTATAAAAGCGCAGGGGATGCACTGATGTTCCTCAAGTTTATGCCATACAGGGGGGCACGGTTTATTGAAAAACTCCTGAAATCTGCGATAGCGAATGCGGAACAGAAGAAGGCGGTAAATCCTGAAGAAATGAAGATTGTGAAGGCCTTTGTTGACCAGGGGCCGGTCATGAAAAGGGTTGAGCCAAGGGCTATGGGAAGGGCCAATATTATCCGGAAAAGGACTTCCCATATTACATTGGTATTATCTGAGGAAGGGTAA
- the rplB gene encoding 50S ribosomal protein L2, which yields MGLKKYNPTSPGRRFQTVSDFADITTDKPCKLLLKSLKKTGGRNNTGRVTVWHRGGGNRRALRLIDFRRDKTGIPARVATVEYDPNRSARIALLHYKDGEKRYIIAPSGLQVGEELVSGKGAEIKTGNALSLNDMPLGTFIHNIELRPGEGAKLVRSAGASAQLIAKEEKYVQVKLSSGEVRLIPADCMATIGQVSNPDHENISYGKAGRKRWMGKKPHVRGVAMNPIDHPLGGGEGKASGGRPACTPWGKPEGVKTRQNKRTDRLIIKRRK from the coding sequence ATGGGACTGAAGAAATATAATCCGACATCACCGGGCAGAAGATTTCAAACGGTTTCCGATTTCGCGGATATTACGACTGACAAGCCCTGTAAGTTGTTGCTGAAATCCCTGAAAAAAACGGGTGGCAGGAACAATACAGGCAGGGTTACTGTATGGCACAGAGGCGGTGGCAACCGGAGGGCGCTCAGACTGATCGACTTCAGGCGGGATAAGACCGGTATTCCGGCAAGGGTGGCCACAGTGGAATACGACCCGAACAGGTCCGCAAGGATCGCACTCCTCCATTATAAGGACGGGGAGAAGAGGTATATCATCGCGCCTTCAGGGCTTCAGGTCGGTGAAGAGCTTGTCTCCGGAAAAGGTGCTGAGATCAAAACAGGCAACGCGCTTTCTCTGAACGACATGCCGTTGGGAACATTCATTCATAATATTGAACTGCGTCCCGGCGAAGGTGCAAAACTTGTCAGGAGCGCCGGTGCTTCAGCGCAGCTGATCGCAAAGGAAGAGAAATATGTGCAGGTCAAACTCTCTTCCGGCGAAGTGCGGCTGATTCCCGCGGACTGCATGGCAACGATCGGCCAGGTAAGCAATCCGGACCATGAGAATATCTCTTATGGGAAGGCTGGCCGGAAACGTTGGATGGGAAAGAAACCCCATGTAAGAGGCGTTGCAATGAACCCCATTGACCATCCCCTTGGTGGCGGCGAAGGAAAGGCTTCCGGTGGCAGACCTGCATGTACCCCGTGGGGGAAACCCGAGGGAGTCAAAACAAGACAGAACAAGAGAACTGACAGACTAATAATTAAGAGGAGGAAGTAG
- the rplP gene encoding 50S ribosomal protein L16, giving the protein MLMPKKVKFRKMQKGRMNGKAYSGSAVSFGEFGLKAMEPGWVSSSQIEAARIAITRHAKRGCKVWIRIFPDKPITKKPAETRMGKGKGAPEYWVAVVKPGRVLYEMSGVTEAVAKEAMRLASHKLPVATKFVKRDEEVL; this is encoded by the coding sequence ATGTTGATGCCCAAAAAGGTCAAATTCAGAAAAATGCAGAAAGGCAGAATGAACGGGAAAGCCTACAGCGGTTCCGCTGTGTCATTCGGAGAGTTCGGGTTGAAGGCGATGGAGCCCGGATGGGTTTCGAGCAGCCAGATTGAGGCGGCCAGAATTGCCATTACCCGTCATGCCAAGAGGGGTTGTAAGGTCTGGATACGGATTTTTCCCGACAAGCCGATAACAAAAAAACCGGCTGAGACAAGAATGGGAAAAGGCAAGGGGGCACCTGAATACTGGGTTGCGGTTGTCAAACCCGGCAGAGTGCTGTATGAGATGTCGGGCGTTACCGAAGCAGTTGCAAAGGAAGCAATGCGCCTTGCGTCACACAAATTGCCTGTGGCGACAAAGTTTGTGAAGAGGGATGAGGAGGTTCTGTGA
- the rpsC gene encoding 30S ribosomal protein S3: MGQKTHPIGSRLGIIKTWDSRWFAGKAYSEQLLEDISIRRMLKERLYHAGVPKIEIERAGQNIRVIIHTARPGIIIGKKGSEVEKLRKDLKDVTGKEVSIDIKEIRKPEVDAQLVAENIALQLEKRVAFRRAMKKSVASALRFGTLGVKVSCSGRLAGAEIARSEWYREGRVPLHTYRANIDYGFAKARTTYGVIGVKVWMYHGDILPESRTKEI; encoded by the coding sequence TTGGGGCAGAAGACGCATCCAATAGGAAGTCGGCTGGGAATAATCAAGACCTGGGATTCAAGATGGTTTGCAGGCAAGGCTTACAGCGAGCAGCTTCTGGAGGACATATCGATCAGAAGGATGCTGAAGGAAAGGCTTTATCATGCGGGAGTTCCCAAGATAGAAATCGAGCGGGCAGGACAGAATATTAGGGTGATCATACATACCGCAAGGCCCGGGATAATCATAGGGAAAAAAGGGTCTGAAGTGGAAAAACTCAGAAAAGACCTGAAGGATGTGACAGGCAAAGAAGTATCCATCGATATCAAAGAGATAAGAAAACCCGAGGTCGATGCCCAGCTCGTTGCGGAAAATATCGCGCTGCAGCTGGAAAAAAGGGTTGCGTTCAGAAGGGCGATGAAAAAGTCCGTCGCATCGGCCCTGAGATTCGGCACACTCGGGGTGAAAGTATCGTGTTCCGGCAGGCTCGCCGGAGCTGAGATTGCACGGTCTGAATGGTACAGGGAGGGCAGGGTCCCTCTTCACACATACAGGGCTAATATTGACTACGGTTTTGCAAAGGCACGGACAACATACGGAGTAATCGGCGTGAAGGTCTGGATGTACCATGGAGATATTCTTCCGGAAAGCAGAACGAAAGAGATTTAG
- a CDS encoding 50S ribosomal protein L23: MKNLYTVIKKPLFTEKGAGLKEAQNKILIEVSSDANKIDIKKAIEEIFKVKVEKVSTITAPGKWKRYGRFTGKRPDRKKAVITLKKGEKLDFIEGV; encoded by the coding sequence ATGAAAAACTTGTACACGGTAATAAAGAAACCTCTTTTTACGGAAAAAGGCGCCGGTCTCAAGGAAGCGCAGAATAAGATACTCATTGAGGTGTCCAGCGACGCCAACAAGATCGACATCAAGAAAGCCATTGAAGAGATTTTCAAGGTGAAGGTTGAGAAGGTTTCGACGATTACGGCACCCGGGAAATGGAAGAGATACGGACGGTTCACGGGAAAACGGCCTGACAGGAAAAAGGCGGTTATTACCCTTAAGAAGGGCGAAAAACTTGATTTTATTGAAGGTGTATAA
- the rpsS gene encoding 30S ribosomal protein S19, protein MPRSLKKGPFVDEKLMKKVKTMIDTGEKKLIKTWSRRSTIVPEFIGYTFAVHNGKKFIPVYVTENMVGHKLGEFAPTRTFRSHSGGDKSSSAKG, encoded by the coding sequence TTGCCAAGGTCTCTGAAAAAAGGTCCGTTTGTGGATGAAAAGCTGATGAAAAAGGTTAAGACCATGATAGACACCGGGGAGAAAAAGCTCATAAAAACATGGTCACGCCGCTCAACAATTGTGCCGGAGTTTATCGGATACACATTTGCGGTGCATAACGGGAAGAAGTTTATTCCTGTCTATGTTACAGAAAATATGGTCGGGCATAAGCTCGGCGAATTTGCACCAACAAGAACATTCAGAAGCCATTCAGGCGGGGATAAGTCTTCGTCTGCAAAAGGATAA
- the rplC gene encoding 50S ribosomal protein L3 — MVGILGKKLGMTQVYTEDGKAFPVTVIEAGPCCVVQVKTLQSDGYEAVKLGFSETKEKKIKKPMAGVYKKAGVKPYRILKEFPIGGLSVGEFVTVERFAKGDIVSVSGVSKGKGFQGVMKRHHFSGGPGSHGSMFNRAPGSIGASSFPSRVWKNQKLPGHMGSERVTVRNLEIIDVRTEQNLLLIKGAVPGAIGTLIEIKKEN; from the coding sequence ATGGTAGGGATATTAGGCAAGAAACTTGGAATGACACAGGTATATACTGAAGACGGAAAAGCGTTTCCGGTCACTGTTATTGAAGCAGGACCATGTTGCGTTGTTCAGGTGAAAACCCTCCAGAGCGACGGCTATGAAGCGGTGAAGCTGGGATTTTCAGAGACAAAGGAAAAGAAGATAAAAAAACCTATGGCAGGTGTATACAAGAAAGCAGGGGTCAAGCCATACAGGATATTGAAGGAGTTCCCTATTGGCGGACTCAGCGTGGGTGAATTTGTGACTGTGGAGAGATTTGCAAAGGGAGACATCGTGTCTGTCTCCGGAGTCTCAAAGGGAAAAGGGTTTCAGGGTGTCATGAAGAGGCACCATTTTTCCGGCGGGCCGGGCTCCCACGGATCAATGTTCAATCGTGCGCCGGGTTCAATCGGGGCAAGTTCATTCCCGTCAAGAGTATGGAAGAATCAGAAACTTCCCGGACATATGGGATCGGAAAGGGTTACCGTAAGAAACCTTGAGATCATTGATGTCAGGACTGAGCAGAACCTTCTCCTCATTAAGGGTGCGGTTCCGGGAGCCATAGGAACACTGATAGAGATAAAAAAGGAAAATTAA